A window of Tolypothrix sp. NIES-4075 contains these coding sequences:
- a CDS encoding sensor histidine kinase yields MMLKLRKTWLKINHRWYALTNKKYSSWKWRSRNLLLLSIVVILSISITATAITSYKIVKELLLASLKEQVLLETHQGQNDIDNWLAIRKTEIKTLANSAVVRSLDWSVMEPYLQSELKRLQTFLLMGFVTPDSALINTHGDHLNVKDREFFQRSMTGETVAADPIIGRTTKQLQIQISTPIPAETGIKPAGVLMGGIPINRVVEVISNLHEGKGSYAFALNSQGVPIAHPNTELIGTAEKAAQSFLNSPNPRLAEITQKMVAKRTSIELAQLDGKWSYVAYTPLREANWSLALIVPQENIESPLQALNLLATVLGGLLVVGLIGAWRQVQLYEQIRDRALISSQQAQELSKTLKELQNTQAQLIHTEKMSSLGQLVAGVAHEINNPANFIHANLNHASVYSQDILDLLKLYQQTYPNPTPEISDRAQDLDIEFLAEDLPKLMASMQVGTKRIREIVLSLRNFSRLDEADMKFVDIHEGLDNTLMILNRRLIATPNQSEIQIVKKYGDLPQVECYAGQLNQVFMNILVNAIDALEEASQKRSFEDIKTNPNKIKLQTQLDKSSHYAIVQIYDNGIGMSEYVKQRVFDHMFTTKPVGKGIGLGMAIAYQIIVEKHAGTIEVDSTPGCGTEFTIRIPLTSKK; encoded by the coding sequence ATGATGCTTAAATTACGTAAAACTTGGTTGAAAATCAACCACCGATGGTATGCCCTAACCAATAAAAAATACTCCTCATGGAAATGGCGATCGCGAAATTTACTATTATTATCAATTGTGGTAATTCTATCCATTAGTATTACCGCTACAGCCATCACTAGTTACAAAATTGTTAAAGAGTTGTTGCTCGCTAGTCTCAAAGAACAAGTACTGTTAGAAACACACCAAGGTCAGAATGATATTGATAACTGGTTAGCCATTCGTAAGACAGAAATTAAAACTTTGGCAAATTCTGCTGTGGTGCGATCGCTAGATTGGTCTGTGATGGAACCTTACTTGCAATCTGAGTTGAAGCGGCTGCAAACGTTTTTGCTCATGGGGTTCGTAACACCGGATAGTGCATTAATTAATACTCATGGAGATCATCTCAATGTTAAAGACCGAGAATTCTTTCAGCGGAGTATGACGGGTGAAACGGTAGCTGCCGATCCAATTATTGGACGCACAACTAAACAGTTACAGATTCAAATTAGTACTCCGATTCCTGCCGAAACAGGCATAAAGCCAGCAGGTGTGTTAATGGGAGGAATTCCAATTAATCGGGTAGTTGAGGTTATTAGCAATTTACATGAAGGTAAGGGCAGCTATGCCTTTGCCCTGAATTCTCAAGGAGTTCCCATTGCCCATCCCAACACGGAACTAATTGGTACAGCCGAAAAAGCCGCTCAGAGTTTCCTCAATTCGCCCAATCCCAGGTTAGCGGAAATTACTCAAAAGATGGTAGCTAAACGCACAAGTATTGAATTGGCTCAACTGGATGGGAAGTGGAGCTATGTTGCTTACACTCCCCTTAGAGAAGCAAATTGGTCGTTAGCCTTGATTGTGCCACAAGAAAATATTGAATCGCCATTGCAGGCGTTGAATTTGTTAGCTACGGTTTTAGGAGGATTGCTGGTGGTTGGGTTGATCGGTGCATGGCGACAGGTGCAATTATATGAACAAATTCGCGATCGCGCCTTGATTTCCAGCCAGCAAGCGCAGGAACTCAGCAAAACCTTGAAAGAATTGCAAAATACCCAAGCTCAACTCATCCACACCGAAAAAATGTCTAGCCTAGGACAATTGGTTGCTGGGGTGGCACACGAAATCAATAATCCTGCCAATTTTATTCATGCGAATCTCAACCATGCAAGCGTTTACAGTCAAGATATCCTCGATTTGCTCAAGCTTTATCAACAAACCTACCCAAATCCTACCCCAGAAATTAGCGATCGCGCCCAAGACCTTGATATTGAGTTTCTAGCAGAAGATTTACCTAAGTTAATGGCATCAATGCAAGTGGGAACCAAACGCATTCGTGAAATTGTGCTGTCCCTGCGTAATTTCTCCCGTCTCGATGAAGCAGACATGAAATTTGTAGATATTCATGAAGGATTAGACAACACTCTGATGATTTTGAACCGTCGTCTGATAGCCACGCCTAATCAATCGGAAATTCAGATCGTTAAGAAATACGGTGATTTACCCCAAGTAGAATGCTACGCAGGGCAACTCAATCAGGTGTTTATGAATATTCTGGTGAATGCGATCGATGCACTGGAAGAAGCCAGCCAAAAACGGAGTTTTGAGGATATTAAAACTAACCCTAATAAAATTAAGCTGCAAACGCAACTTGACAAATCAAGTCATTACGCGATCGTTCAGATTTACGATAATGGTATTGGGATGTCTGAGTATGTCAAGCAACGGGTATTTGACCACATGTTTACTACTAAACCTGTGGGCAAAGGAATCGGATTAGGAATGGCGATCGCCTATCAAATTATCGTAGAAAAACATGCAGGAACTATTGAAGTTGATTCTACCCCAGGATGTGGTACAGAGTTTACCATTCGTATTCCTTTAACAAGTAAAAAGTAA
- a CDS encoding trifunctional serine/threonine-protein kinase/ATP-binding protein/sensor histidine kinase has translation MNTAVEPMDKLLGYRISEQLYAGSRTLVYRAIREADQLPVVIKLLQQEYPTFNELLLFRNQYTIAKNLDLPGIVHPYSLEAYRNSYALVMEDFGGISLRDWMNTRTESNQSTLTEFLDIAIALSNILDGLYRHRVIHKDIKPANILINPETKQVKLIDFSIASVLPRESREIYSPNVLEGTLAYLSPEQTGRMNRGIDYRSDYYSLGVTFYELLAGHLPFESNDPMELVHCHIAKQPEQLRGRRDEEIPQVLCEIVMKLMAKNAEERYQTALGLKFDLEKCLSEFQETGRVKSFKLGERDICDRFIIPEKLYGRQAEVENLLDAFERVSQGNTEIMLVAGFSGIGKTAVVNEVHKPIVRQRGYFIKGKFDQFQRNIPFSGFVQAFRELIRQLLSETDAQFEQWKRKILSALGENGQVMIEVIPELESMIGKQPPAPEISGNAAQNRFNSLFLKLTQVFTASEHPLAIFIDDLQWADSASLKLMHLLMSEADIGYLLLIGAYRDNEVNPVHPLMLTLEEIQKLGATVNTITLLPLDRVSINHLVADTLSCSLALATPLTELVLSKTKGNPFFSTQFLKALHQDQLITFNFNGGYWECDIAQVRSLALTDDVVEFMAIQLQKLSTKTQEVFKLAACVGNQFDLKTLAIVHEKSQLETATDFWKALQDGLIIPTNEVYKFYQEESEFTIKDSELKQHNFPDSCYYKFLHDRVQQAAYSLIPESQKKATHLKIGQLLLNNTSSEVLEASIFDIVNQLNEGIDIIHEPAQKSHLAQLNLIAGKKAKASTAYRAAVKYFALGRQLLTEESWQANYKLTFELYKESAECEYLTSDFSQAETLFNVALNRSQDKFEKADIYAIEMYLKMTQGENIEASIKSGLKGLSIMGMHLPVTSEEQQAAIETELQELTAKLAVIPTANLFNLPEMIDPEKKVCMSLLADLWAAAYMGGDQYLSCLAPLLMISLSLRYGNAESSGFAYCLYGMNLANQGNYQTAYEFGTLALKLDRHFNSTQFIFKTNNIFAHTTNPYNQHLKTNLPLSQQSFQICQETGNLVFGVWAVSFLIWAMLIKGDRLSDVYAETEKYLSYVQQVNDANMLYAFTLQRQFLLSLQDISKTTDLLDDRHDEDIPYIEVWRQKNNFEHGINWYCFLKIQLSYLYGRYADAVEAAEEAEKTLGCNSGFFPIIQYHFYYPLSLIALYPNVTLEKKKQYWDIIREHQQIQKTWANSCPDNFLHRYLLLSAEIARISGKYMDAIESYDRAIAKAKENEYVNEEALANELAAKFYLEWGKERIAQEYLINAYYCYTRWGAKAKVDDLEQHYPQLLAPILQQRRSPLTPNETFANIDSINTFHPSIHKSVTSSSNTSVMLDLATVLKASQTLSSEIELDKLLTKLLQVVIENAGADKCALLLLKEGRLVVEATAQVGQHSTVLQSIFMEDSADVPHSLIYAVKRSLQFTVITNITMHPALMADPYIIRQQPKSLLCTPIFYQGKLLGILYLENNLTTGAFTSDRVEILNLLCTQAAISLENARLYQQAQDTLENLGQTEQFLRLIINNIPQHVFWKDRNSVYLGCNQKFAQISGVGVPENIIGKTDYDLPWIRAKSDYYVERDRRILESGQAELNIIETIQKVDEKQTWSNTNKIPLRDREGNVFGILGTSEDITERHEAQQLLQQQKQQLEEALQELQTMQLQLVQGEKMSALGNLVAGVAHEINNPVGFIAGNLQPAKDYVKDLLGLINLYQEKFPNPGSDIQDEIDAIDLNYVREDLPKLLDSMKLGVSCIRSISISLRTFSRADKDYKVPFDIHEGIDSTILILRHRLKANENRPAIEVVKNYGKLPLVECFAGQLNQVFMNLLANAIDALEQYNTERSLEAILANPNCITIQTRVADSGQNILIKIADNGVGMSPEVKQKVFDHLFTTKAVGKGTGLGLAIARQIIVEAHGGSLSCTSELGKGTEFVIQISTQQK, from the coding sequence ATGAATACAGCAGTTGAGCCGATGGACAAGCTTTTAGGCTATCGAATTAGCGAACAACTTTATGCAGGCTCTAGAACCTTAGTTTATCGTGCTATTCGAGAAGCGGATCAACTTCCAGTGGTCATCAAACTGCTTCAGCAGGAGTATCCCACCTTTAACGAACTGCTGCTGTTCCGTAATCAGTATACTATTGCTAAAAATCTTGACCTACCTGGTATTGTTCATCCCTACAGTCTAGAAGCTTACCGCAACAGCTATGCTTTGGTAATGGAGGATTTTGGCGGTATTTCCCTCAGAGATTGGATGAACACAAGAACGGAGAGCAACCAATCCACTCTGACAGAGTTCTTGGACATTGCGATCGCTCTGAGCAATATTCTTGATGGACTCTATCGCCATCGAGTTATCCACAAAGACATCAAGCCTGCTAACATCCTCATTAACCCAGAAACTAAGCAAGTCAAGTTAATTGACTTTAGCATTGCCTCTGTTTTACCCAGAGAAAGCCGGGAAATTTACAGTCCTAATGTTTTAGAAGGTACTCTTGCCTACCTTTCCCCCGAACAAACCGGACGGATGAATCGCGGAATTGACTATCGCAGTGATTATTATTCTCTCGGCGTTACCTTCTATGAATTGCTGGCTGGACATCTACCCTTTGAGTCTAACGATCCGATGGAGTTGGTTCACTGTCATATTGCCAAGCAACCAGAACAATTAAGAGGTAGGAGGGATGAAGAAATTCCTCAAGTTCTTTGTGAGATTGTGATGAAATTGATGGCGAAAAATGCTGAAGAACGCTATCAAACAGCATTAGGGCTGAAATTTGATTTAGAAAAATGTTTGTCTGAATTTCAGGAAACTGGCAGGGTTAAATCCTTTAAATTAGGTGAGCGGGATATTTGCGATCGCTTCATTATCCCAGAAAAACTTTACGGTCGCCAAGCCGAAGTTGAAAATTTACTGGATGCCTTTGAGAGAGTCAGCCAGGGAAACACTGAAATTATGTTAGTTGCAGGTTTCTCTGGGATTGGCAAAACTGCTGTGGTTAATGAAGTCCACAAGCCAATTGTGCGACAACGGGGTTATTTCATTAAAGGTAAATTTGACCAGTTCCAGCGCAACATTCCTTTCTCTGGCTTTGTGCAAGCTTTTCGAGAGTTAATACGGCAACTGCTGAGTGAAACTGATGCCCAATTTGAGCAATGGAAGCGCAAAATTCTCTCTGCTTTGGGTGAGAACGGACAAGTGATGATTGAGGTGATTCCAGAACTGGAAAGTATGATTGGTAAACAGCCACCTGCGCCGGAAATTTCTGGAAATGCGGCACAAAATCGCTTCAATTCGCTGTTTTTAAAGTTAACTCAAGTCTTCACTGCATCAGAACATCCATTAGCGATCTTTATTGACGATCTGCAATGGGCAGATTCTGCTTCTTTAAAGTTAATGCACTTGTTAATGAGCGAAGCTGACATCGGCTATCTACTGTTAATTGGTGCTTATCGAGATAACGAAGTCAACCCAGTACATCCGCTTATGCTGACTTTAGAAGAGATTCAAAAGTTAGGTGCTACAGTCAATACGATTACCTTATTACCCCTCGATCGGGTTTCTATCAATCATTTGGTTGCAGATACATTAAGTTGCTCTTTAGCTTTAGCCACACCCTTAACAGAATTAGTCTTGAGCAAAACTAAAGGTAATCCTTTCTTCAGTACCCAGTTTCTCAAGGCACTACATCAAGATCAACTAATTACATTTAATTTTAATGGTGGTTATTGGGAATGCGATATTGCTCAGGTGCGATCGCTCGCTCTTACTGATGATGTCGTAGAATTCATGGCAATTCAACTTCAGAAGTTATCAACCAAAACTCAAGAAGTTTTCAAGTTAGCAGCTTGTGTAGGAAACCAATTTGATTTAAAGACATTAGCGATCGTCCATGAAAAATCCCAGTTGGAAACAGCCACAGATTTTTGGAAAGCATTGCAAGATGGATTGATTATCCCTACCAATGAGGTCTACAAATTCTACCAAGAGGAGTCAGAATTTACAATTAAGGATTCAGAGTTGAAGCAACACAATTTTCCTGATTCCTGTTATTACAAATTTCTCCACGATCGGGTTCAGCAAGCTGCTTATTCTCTGATTCCTGAATCTCAAAAGAAAGCTACTCATTTAAAAATTGGGCAATTACTCTTAAATAATACATCATCTGAAGTTCTTGAAGCCAGCATTTTTGATATTGTTAATCAGTTAAATGAGGGGATTGATATAATTCATGAACCAGCCCAAAAATCTCATCTGGCTCAACTGAATCTAATTGCTGGGAAGAAAGCCAAAGCTTCAACCGCTTATAGAGCAGCAGTTAAGTATTTCGCATTGGGCAGACAATTGCTAACAGAAGAAAGTTGGCAAGCTAACTATAAACTCACGTTTGAATTATATAAAGAGTCTGCGGAGTGTGAATATTTAACTAGCGATTTTAGTCAAGCAGAGACATTATTTAATGTAGCATTAAATCGTAGCCAAGATAAATTTGAAAAGGCAGACATTTATGCTATTGAGATGTACCTGAAAATGACTCAAGGTGAAAACATCGAAGCTAGTATTAAATCTGGACTGAAAGGTTTGAGCATCATGGGGATGCATCTGCCTGTTACTTCTGAAGAACAGCAAGCTGCCATCGAAACTGAACTTCAAGAATTAACAGCTAAACTTGCAGTAATTCCCACAGCAAATTTATTCAATTTGCCTGAGATGATAGATCCAGAGAAGAAAGTTTGCATGAGTCTTTTAGCTGATCTTTGGGCAGCAGCTTACATGGGAGGAGATCAATACCTCAGTTGTTTGGCTCCTCTATTAATGATCAGTTTATCGTTGAGATATGGCAATGCAGAAAGCTCTGGTTTTGCTTACTGTTTATATGGAATGAATCTGGCAAATCAAGGAAATTATCAAACGGCTTATGAGTTCGGTACATTAGCACTAAAACTTGACCGTCACTTCAATAGCACCCAATTTATTTTTAAGACCAATAATATCTTTGCCCACACCACAAATCCCTACAATCAGCATTTAAAAACGAATTTACCACTTTCTCAGCAATCATTCCAAATATGTCAAGAAACTGGAAATTTGGTGTTTGGTGTTTGGGCGGTTTCCTTTTTGATTTGGGCAATGTTAATTAAAGGCGATCGCCTCTCAGATGTTTACGCGGAAACTGAAAAATATCTGAGTTATGTCCAACAGGTTAATGATGCCAATATGCTGTATGCATTTACTTTACAGCGGCAGTTTTTATTGAGTCTGCAAGATATATCTAAAACCACCGATTTATTAGACGATCGCCATGACGAAGATATTCCCTATATCGAAGTGTGGAGACAGAAGAATAACTTTGAACATGGAATTAATTGGTACTGCTTTCTCAAAATCCAATTGTCGTACCTTTATGGTCGCTACGCAGATGCTGTGGAAGCAGCAGAAGAAGCTGAGAAAACGCTTGGTTGTAACTCTGGTTTCTTCCCAATTATTCAGTATCATTTCTATTATCCACTCAGTTTGATAGCTCTCTATCCCAATGTGACATTAGAGAAGAAAAAGCAGTATTGGGACATTATTCGAGAGCATCAACAAATTCAGAAAACCTGGGCGAATAGTTGTCCAGACAACTTTCTACATCGATATCTCTTGTTATCTGCGGAAATAGCAAGAATTTCTGGCAAGTATATGGATGCAATCGAATCATACGATCGCGCCATTGCTAAAGCCAAAGAAAACGAATATGTCAACGAAGAAGCTCTCGCTAACGAACTTGCAGCCAAGTTTTATTTAGAATGGGGCAAAGAACGCATTGCCCAAGAGTATTTAATTAATGCTTACTATTGCTACACCCGTTGGGGCGCTAAAGCCAAAGTTGATGACTTAGAACAGCATTATCCACAACTGCTAGCCCCGATTTTACAACAAAGGCGTTCACCACTCACACCCAATGAGACGTTCGCAAATATTGACAGCATTAATACCTTTCACCCAAGCATTCATAAATCAGTAACCTCTAGCAGCAACACATCAGTAATGCTAGATTTGGCAACAGTTTTAAAAGCTTCTCAGACTCTCTCCAGTGAAATTGAACTTGATAAATTACTTACGAAGCTGCTGCAAGTGGTGATTGAAAATGCTGGAGCAGATAAGTGTGCGTTACTACTACTTAAAGAAGGTAGATTGGTAGTTGAGGCAACTGCTCAAGTTGGGCAGCATTCAACGGTGTTACAGTCCATTTTTATGGAAGATAGTGCAGACGTTCCTCATAGCCTAATTTACGCCGTCAAACGCAGCCTGCAATTTACCGTCATCACTAATATAACAATGCATCCGGCGCTAATGGCTGACCCCTACATAATTCGTCAGCAACCAAAAAGCTTGCTGTGTACACCAATTTTCTATCAAGGCAAACTCTTAGGGATTTTGTATTTAGAAAATAATCTTACTACTGGGGCGTTTACAAGCGATCGCGTCGAAATTCTTAATCTATTATGTACTCAAGCTGCAATTTCATTAGAAAATGCCCGACTTTATCAGCAAGCACAAGATACTCTAGAAAACCTTGGACAGACTGAACAATTTTTACGGTTAATTATCAACAATATCCCCCAGCATGTTTTCTGGAAAGACCGCAATAGTGTTTATTTAGGATGTAACCAGAAATTTGCTCAAATTTCTGGTGTAGGAGTGCCAGAAAATATTATTGGTAAAACAGACTACGACCTTCCCTGGATTCGTGCAAAATCAGATTATTATGTAGAGCGCGATCGCCGCATTCTGGAGTCTGGACAAGCTGAACTCAACATTATTGAGACCATCCAGAAAGTAGACGAAAAACAAACATGGTCGAATACAAATAAAATTCCCTTACGAGATAGAGAAGGAAACGTTTTTGGCATCCTTGGTACCTCTGAAGACATCACCGAACGCCATGAAGCACAACAATTGCTACAACAGCAAAAGCAACAATTAGAAGAAGCGTTACAAGAACTCCAAACGATGCAATTGCAATTAGTGCAGGGTGAAAAAATGTCTGCACTTGGTAATTTAGTCGCAGGTGTTGCCCATGAAATCAACAATCCTGTCGGCTTCATTGCTGGCAACTTACAACCAGCAAAAGATTATGTCAAAGATTTGCTTGGTCTAATTAATCTTTATCAAGAAAAGTTTCCTAATCCCGGCTCAGATATTCAAGATGAAATTGATGCTATCGACCTGAATTATGTACGCGAAGATTTACCTAAATTGCTGGACTCAATGAAATTAGGTGTTAGCTGTATCCGCAGTATTAGTATTAGTTTGCGAACCTTCTCTAGAGCAGATAAGGATTATAAAGTTCCTTTTGATATTCACGAAGGCATTGACAGTACTATTCTGATTCTCAGACACCGTTTAAAAGCTAATGAAAACCGTCCAGCAATTGAGGTAGTGAAGAATTATGGCAAACTACCCCTAGTGGAATGCTTTGCTGGACAACTTAACCAAGTGTTTATGAACTTGTTAGCAAATGCCATTGATGCACTTGAACAATACAATACAGAACGGAGTTTGGAAGCGATTCTTGCCAACCCCAATTGCATCACCATTCAAACCCGTGTAGCAGACTCAGGTCAGAATATTTTGATTAAGATTGCTGATAACGGGGTGGGGATGTCACCGGAGGTTAAACAAAAAGTATTTGACCATTTGTTCACCACCAAGGCTGTAGGAAAAGGCACTGGATTAGGATTAGCGATCGCTCGTCAAATTATTGTAGAAGCACATGGCGGTTCACTCTCTTGTACTTCCGAACTTGGAAAAGGTACAGAGTTTGTCATTCAAATCTCTACTCAACAAAAATGA
- a CDS encoding VOC family protein, whose amino-acid sequence MFRPIFHLALSVRDLEESKNFYVTTFGAKVGRVRDKWLDIFLFEAQITLHERPSELLPMREHGVRHFGAVLAWNDWEALANRLDQMRVQFKVKPNVSGVGTDAEQAKMLLSDPSGNAIEVKAYRNLSVALEMEFQECSATEL is encoded by the coding sequence ATGTTTCGTCCAATCTTTCATCTTGCCTTAAGCGTCCGAGACTTAGAAGAATCTAAGAACTTTTATGTCACCACCTTCGGTGCCAAAGTCGGTCGTGTCCGTGACAAGTGGCTCGACATATTTCTCTTTGAAGCTCAGATTACTTTGCATGAACGACCCTCTGAGCTTTTACCGATGAGAGAACATGGTGTGCGTCACTTCGGTGCGGTTTTAGCGTGGAATGATTGGGAGGCTCTTGCAAATCGGCTTGATCAAATGAGGGTTCAGTTCAAGGTAAAGCCAAATGTTTCTGGTGTGGGTACCGACGCAGAGCAAGCGAAGATGCTATTAAGCGATCCGAGCGGAAATGCGATCGAAGTAAAGGCATACAGAAATCTATCTGTCGCTTTGGAAATGGAATTCCAAGAGTGTTCAGCAACGGAGCTTTAA
- the ssuC gene encoding aliphatic sulfonate ABC transporter permease SsuC, whose translation MKKQKINILFLKNRHIQSLIPWLVPLVIIVLWQLFSSIGLIPIRILPAPLSVLGAAINLAKTGELFRNISISATRAISGFLLGGSIGFILGLLNGISPIAEKLLDTSIQMLRNIPNLALIPLVILWFGIGDEARLFLVSLGVMFPIYLNTFHGIRSVDPGLIEMGKVYGLSTWGLFWRIILPGALSSILVGVRYSLGIMWLTLIVAETIAADSGIGYMAMNAREFMQTDVVVLSILLYALFGKLADVIARSLENYWLQWNPSYFKS comes from the coding sequence ATGAAAAAGCAAAAAATAAACATATTGTTTTTGAAAAATCGTCATATTCAATCATTAATACCTTGGTTAGTACCTTTAGTCATAATTGTCTTATGGCAGTTATTTTCTTCTATAGGCTTAATTCCAATCCGCATTTTACCTGCACCTTTAAGTGTTTTGGGTGCTGCTATTAATTTAGCCAAGACAGGTGAACTATTTAGAAATATCAGCATTAGTGCCACAAGAGCAATTTCCGGATTTTTACTTGGGGGAAGTATTGGGTTTATCTTAGGCTTACTTAATGGCATCTCTCCGATTGCGGAAAAATTGTTAGATACTTCTATTCAAATGCTGCGTAATATTCCCAATTTGGCATTAATTCCCTTGGTAATTTTGTGGTTTGGTATTGGTGATGAAGCCAGATTATTTCTTGTATCTTTGGGTGTCATGTTTCCGATTTATTTAAATACTTTTCATGGTATTCGTAGCGTCGATCCGGGATTAATTGAAATGGGAAAAGTCTATGGTTTAAGTACCTGGGGTTTATTTTGGCGAATTATTCTACCTGGGGCATTGTCATCTATTTTGGTGGGTGTCCGTTATTCTTTGGGTATCATGTGGTTGACACTGATTGTTGCAGAGACAATTGCCGCTGATTCTGGTATTGGTTACATGGCAATGAATGCCAGAGAATTTATGCAAACTGATGTTGTTGTATTGAGCATTTTGCTATATGCTCTGTTCGGTAAATTAGCTGATGTTATTGCTAGATCCTTAGAAAATTACTGGTTGCAATGGAATCCTAGTTATTTCAAGTCTTAG
- a CDS encoding class I SAM-dependent methyltransferase: protein MTTITTYDPTLFEGAAWYYARYRPQYPSVLFNLLTDKFQLNGKGRLLDLGCGAGLIAIPLSDRFQEVIGLDPDADMLQEAQQQAAAAKATNISWVQERAENISPAAGKFKLVTIGRAFHWMQRELVLERIYNQLSDDGGLAIIKTYEDPWNSEHPWKKTAISVVKRWLGEQRRTGQGGNGVWQNVAVSHEEILAKSPFPRQANYEVKYNKTWTIDSYIGYLYSTAFCLPSFVGENRHKFEVDLRESLLQVEPSGIFTEELPITVIAAWKN, encoded by the coding sequence ATGACGACAATTACAACTTACGACCCAACTTTATTTGAAGGTGCAGCTTGGTACTATGCGCGTTACAGACCCCAGTATCCATCTGTTTTGTTTAATTTGTTGACAGATAAATTTCAACTCAATGGTAAAGGAAGGCTGCTAGATTTAGGTTGTGGTGCTGGTTTAATTGCGATTCCTTTAAGCGATCGCTTTCAAGAAGTCATCGGTTTAGATCCTGATGCAGATATGCTCCAAGAAGCACAACAACAAGCAGCAGCAGCGAAAGCAACTAATATCAGTTGGGTACAAGAACGAGCAGAAAATATCTCTCCTGCTGCTGGTAAATTCAAGCTAGTGACCATTGGTAGAGCCTTTCACTGGATGCAGCGAGAATTGGTACTAGAACGCATATACAACCAACTCTCTGATGATGGTGGTCTTGCTATTATCAAAACCTATGAAGACCCTTGGAATAGTGAGCATCCGTGGAAAAAAACAGCAATTTCAGTTGTCAAACGTTGGTTAGGTGAACAACGTCGCACAGGTCAAGGTGGTAACGGTGTATGGCAAAATGTAGCAGTTTCTCATGAAGAAATCTTAGCTAAATCACCCTTTCCCCGTCAGGCTAATTATGAAGTCAAATATAATAAAACTTGGACAATTGATAGCTACATTGGTTATCTCTATTCTACAGCTTTTTGTCTACCATCTTTTGTGGGAGAAAACCGCCATAAATTCGAGGTTGATTTAAGAGAATCTCTTCTACAGGTAGAGCCTTCAGGAATTTTTACAGAAGAATTGCCTATTACTGTAATTGCTGCGTGGAAAAATTAG